A genome region from Rhodanobacter thiooxydans includes the following:
- a CDS encoding alpha/beta hydrolase gives MTPTELSTAPAGFPDIAASFTLDGPAGKLEAISDVAEAACARRGVAVICHPLTIEGGSMHNKVVTMVERALRESGLDTVRFNFRGAGGSHGEYDKGQGEGEDLAAVVAWVRRMRPHDALWLAGFSFGSYVSIANAVRLHADALVSVAPPVGRWPFDVIALPSCPWLIVQGEADEIVEPQAVFDWVETLAHRPELVRMPETSHFFHRRLMDLRGAIKHAVQGWLPPKRHA, from the coding sequence ATGACTCCCACCGAGCTCTCCACCGCACCTGCCGGCTTTCCGGATATCGCCGCCAGTTTCACGCTCGACGGCCCGGCCGGCAAGCTGGAGGCGATCAGCGACGTCGCCGAAGCGGCCTGCGCGCGCCGCGGCGTGGCGGTGATCTGTCACCCGCTCACCATCGAGGGCGGCAGCATGCACAACAAGGTGGTGACGATGGTCGAGCGCGCGCTGCGCGAATCCGGGCTGGACACCGTGCGCTTCAACTTCCGCGGCGCCGGCGGTTCGCACGGCGAATACGACAAGGGCCAAGGCGAGGGCGAGGACCTGGCCGCGGTGGTCGCCTGGGTACGCCGCATGCGCCCGCACGACGCCTTGTGGCTGGCCGGCTTCTCGTTCGGCAGCTACGTGAGCATCGCCAACGCGGTGCGCCTGCACGCCGACGCGCTGGTCAGCGTTGCGCCGCCGGTCGGGCGCTGGCCATTCGACGTGATCGCCTTGCCGAGCTGCCCGTGGCTGATCGTGCAGGGCGAGGCCGACGAGATCGTCGAACCGCAGGCGGTATTCGACTGGGTCGAAACGCTGGCGCATCGGCCCGAGCTGGTGCGCATGCCCGAGACCAGCCACTTCTTCCACCGCCGGCTGATGGACCTGCGCGGCG